Proteins encoded together in one Hymenobacter monticola window:
- a CDS encoding aceric acid hydrolase, with translation MNVSNSVIRLGILGLGLALAAVPAKAQQKALVNTSTSTHAKLSSVDMGSVQWTNGFWAERFDVCQKSMIPTMWALYHSDRNHAYKNFEIAAGLEKGEHKGPPFHDGDFFKLLEALSASYAVTHDPKLDQQLDEAIALVVKVQRPDGYISTQSTIAELNNPSQKAAFKNRLNFETYNLGHLMTAGCVHYRATGKTTLLNAAKKATDYLYNFYKTASPELARNAICPAHYMGVVEMYRTTRDPRYLELAKSLIDIRGLAADIGTDDNQDRIPFRQMQKAGGHAVRANYLFAGAADVYAETGDATLLTTLNKMWDDVTQHKMYVTGACGALYDGVSPDGTAYKPDTVQKIHQAYGRDYQLPNYTAHGETCANIGNVLWNWRMLQVTGDAKYADVLETALYNSVLSGISLDGQRFLYTNPLAYSDALPFHQRWSKDRVDYISLSNCCPPNVVRTIAEVNNYVYSTSDKGLWVNLYGGSTLNTKLKDGAPLKLRQETNYPWDGAVKLTLDQAPKKAFSMFLRVPGWCEGATVLVNGKPVAATLTPGSYAEINRQWKAGDRVELSLPMPAQLVEANPLVEETRNQVAVKRGPIVYCLEAKDLPASQKLSGLTLPAAASFTPQHQQVENSDVVFLTGQATLMPAAAQWGSQLYRKLPAEKPATVPVTLIPYYAWGNRGHADMEVWIPVSR, from the coding sequence ATGAACGTGTCAAATTCTGTAATTCGCCTGGGTATTCTCGGGCTTGGTCTGGCCTTGGCAGCTGTGCCCGCGAAGGCGCAGCAAAAGGCCCTCGTGAACACGTCGACCAGCACTCACGCCAAGCTGAGCAGCGTGGACATGGGCAGCGTGCAGTGGACTAATGGCTTCTGGGCCGAGCGGTTCGACGTGTGCCAGAAGTCGATGATTCCGACGATGTGGGCGCTCTACCACTCCGACCGCAACCACGCCTACAAGAACTTCGAGATTGCGGCCGGCCTGGAGAAAGGGGAGCACAAGGGTCCTCCCTTCCACGACGGCGATTTCTTCAAGCTGTTGGAAGCACTGTCGGCCTCTTACGCCGTGACGCACGACCCCAAGCTGGACCAGCAGCTCGACGAGGCCATTGCGCTGGTGGTGAAAGTACAGCGGCCCGATGGCTACATCAGCACCCAGAGCACCATTGCGGAGCTGAACAATCCGAGCCAGAAGGCCGCATTTAAAAACCGGCTGAATTTCGAGACCTACAACCTGGGCCACCTGATGACGGCCGGCTGCGTGCACTACCGCGCCACGGGCAAGACCACGCTGCTAAATGCCGCGAAGAAAGCCACTGACTACCTGTACAACTTCTACAAAACGGCCTCGCCCGAGTTGGCTCGCAACGCCATCTGCCCAGCGCACTACATGGGCGTGGTGGAGATGTACCGCACCACCCGCGACCCGCGCTACCTGGAGCTGGCCAAGAGCCTGATTGACATCCGCGGGCTGGCGGCCGACATCGGCACCGACGACAACCAGGACCGCATTCCGTTCCGCCAGATGCAGAAGGCCGGCGGCCACGCCGTGCGGGCCAACTACCTCTTTGCCGGCGCGGCCGACGTGTACGCCGAAACCGGCGACGCGACCCTGCTCACGACCCTGAACAAGATGTGGGACGACGTGACCCAGCATAAAATGTACGTGACCGGTGCCTGCGGGGCGTTGTACGACGGCGTGTCGCCCGACGGCACGGCCTACAAGCCCGATACGGTGCAGAAAATCCACCAAGCTTACGGGCGCGACTACCAGCTGCCCAACTACACTGCCCACGGCGAAACCTGCGCCAACATCGGCAACGTGCTCTGGAACTGGCGCATGCTGCAAGTGACCGGCGACGCCAAGTACGCCGACGTACTGGAAACCGCCCTCTACAACAGCGTGCTCTCCGGCATCAGCCTCGACGGCCAGCGCTTCCTCTACACCAATCCGCTGGCGTATTCCGACGCGCTGCCCTTCCACCAGCGCTGGTCCAAGGACCGGGTCGACTACATCAGCCTCTCCAATTGCTGCCCGCCCAACGTGGTGCGCACCATCGCGGAGGTGAACAACTACGTGTACAGCACTTCCGACAAAGGCCTGTGGGTGAACCTCTACGGCGGCAGCACCCTGAACACCAAGCTGAAAGATGGTGCTCCGCTGAAGCTGCGCCAGGAAACCAATTACCCCTGGGACGGCGCCGTGAAGCTCACGCTGGACCAGGCGCCCAAGAAGGCGTTTTCGATGTTTTTGCGGGTGCCGGGCTGGTGCGAGGGCGCCACGGTGCTCGTCAACGGCAAGCCCGTGGCGGCCACGCTCACGCCCGGCAGCTACGCCGAAATCAACCGCCAGTGGAAAGCAGGCGACCGGGTGGAGCTAAGCCTGCCCATGCCCGCCCAGCTCGTGGAAGCCAACCCTTTGGTGGAGGAAACCCGCAACCAGGTAGCCGTGAAGCGCGGCCCCATCGTGTACTGCCTCGAAGCCAAGGACCTGCCGGCCAGCCAGAAGCTCTCGGGCCTCACGCTGCCCGCGGCGGCCAGCTTCACACCGCAGCACCAGCAGGTGGAAAACAGCGACGTTGTATTCCTCACCGGCCAGGCCACGCTCATGCCCGCAGCGGCGCAGTGGGGCTCGCAGCTTTACCGCAAGCTGCCCGCCGAAAAGCCCGCCACGGTCCCG